From Streptomyces sp. Edi4, one genomic window encodes:
- the pheS gene encoding phenylalanine--tRNA ligase subunit alpha, with the protein MSAPNKSYDPVEVEALKPEEIERMRDEALAAFAAARDLDELAQAKTAHTAGTSPLSLANREIGALPPQAKAAAGKLVGMARGAVNKALAARQAELEDERDARVLVEEAVDVTLPHDRVPAGARHPLTTLSERIEDVFVAMGYEVAEGPQAEAEWFTFDALNIGPDHPARTEHDTFFVRGPEGAAGSGVVLRTHTSPVQVRSLLRGEPPVYVICPGRVYRTDELDATHSPVFHQVELLAVDEGLTMADLKGTLDHMVKALFGEDMKTRLRPNFFPFTEPSAEMDMVCYVCRGESVGNPDRPCRTCSSEGWIELGGCGMVNPKVLTACGVDPEKYSGFAFGFGIERMLMFRHNVEDMRDMVEGDVRFTRPFGMEI; encoded by the coding sequence ATGTCGGCACCTAACAAGTCGTACGACCCTGTCGAGGTCGAGGCGCTGAAACCGGAAGAGATCGAGCGCATGCGGGACGAGGCGCTTGCCGCCTTCGCCGCCGCCCGCGACCTCGACGAGCTCGCCCAGGCGAAGACCGCGCACACCGCAGGCACCTCGCCCCTCTCGCTCGCCAACCGCGAGATCGGCGCGCTGCCGCCGCAGGCCAAGGCCGCGGCCGGCAAGCTCGTGGGCATGGCCCGCGGCGCCGTGAACAAGGCGCTGGCCGCCCGCCAGGCCGAGCTGGAGGACGAGCGGGACGCCCGGGTCCTGGTCGAGGAGGCCGTGGACGTCACGCTGCCCCACGACCGCGTCCCGGCCGGTGCCCGCCACCCGCTGACCACGCTCTCGGAGCGCATCGAGGACGTCTTCGTCGCCATGGGCTACGAGGTCGCCGAGGGTCCCCAGGCCGAAGCCGAGTGGTTCACCTTCGACGCGCTCAACATCGGCCCCGACCACCCGGCCCGCACCGAGCACGACACCTTCTTCGTGCGGGGCCCCGAGGGCGCCGCGGGCTCCGGTGTCGTCCTGCGCACGCACACCTCGCCCGTGCAGGTCCGCTCGCTGCTGCGCGGCGAGCCCCCGGTGTACGTGATCTGCCCCGGCCGGGTGTACCGCACCGACGAGCTGGACGCCACGCACAGCCCGGTCTTCCACCAGGTCGAGCTGCTGGCCGTGGACGAGGGCCTGACCATGGCCGACCTCAAGGGCACCCTCGACCACATGGTCAAGGCGCTGTTCGGCGAGGACATGAAGACGCGCCTGCGGCCGAACTTCTTCCCCTTCACCGAGCCGTCCGCCGAGATGGACATGGTCTGTTACGTGTGCCGGGGCGAGTCCGTGGGCAACCCGGACCGCCCGTGCCGCACCTGCTCCTCCGAGGGCTGGATCGAGCTCGGCGGCTGCGGCATGGTCAACCCCAAGGTGCTGACCGCCTGCGGCGTGGACCCCGAGAAGTACAGCGGGTTCGCCTTCGGCTTCGGCATCGAGCGAATGCTGATGTTCCGCCACAACGTGGAAGACATGCGAGACATGGTCGAGGGTGACGTCCGGTTCACCCGGCCGTTCGGGATGGAGATCTGA
- a CDS encoding ATP-binding protein — MSSTGEGAAPRPSGRPGGVGVHGVPGVLGAPGVLGFDPDDLPDGIVVADDKGRVICFNAAAVRITAIRQHQALGFPLERALPLEDLKGRRWWQLTDPYGGLAIRTGQPERNLLLPGGREVLVSARYVRENPTGPVRRVVVSLRSTEARRRTERSHAELIATVAHELRSPLTSVKGFTATLLAKWERFTDAQKRLMLETVDADANRVTRLIAELLDISRIDSGRLEVRRQPVDMPAAVGRHLQAHVASGQAPDRFLVRVLCPLPDLWADPDKIDQVLGNLLENAVRHGEGTVTIEVAPAPLRIDEHDEKGTAVTVSDEGPGIPEESMGRVFTRFWRGSKRGGTGLGLYIVKGIVEAHGGTITVGRGPGGGAQFRFILPVGAPAYLQ, encoded by the coding sequence ATGAGCAGCACCGGCGAGGGCGCCGCGCCCCGCCCGTCCGGCCGCCCCGGCGGCGTCGGGGTTCACGGGGTTCCTGGGGTTCTCGGCGCTCCCGGCGTTCTCGGCTTCGACCCCGACGACCTGCCCGACGGCATTGTGGTCGCCGACGACAAGGGGCGGGTGATCTGTTTCAACGCCGCCGCCGTCAGAATCACCGCGATTCGCCAGCACCAAGCCCTCGGCTTCCCGCTGGAGCGGGCGCTGCCCTTGGAAGACCTCAAGGGCCGCCGCTGGTGGCAGCTCACCGACCCCTACGGCGGCCTCGCCATCCGGACCGGCCAGCCCGAACGCAATCTGCTGCTGCCCGGCGGGCGCGAAGTGCTGGTCTCCGCGCGGTACGTACGCGAAAACCCCACCGGGCCGGTGCGCCGGGTCGTGGTCAGCCTGCGCTCCACCGAGGCCAGGCGGCGCACCGAACGCTCGCACGCCGAGCTCATCGCCACCGTCGCCCACGAGCTGCGCTCCCCGCTGACCTCCGTCAAGGGCTTCACCGCGACGCTGCTCGCCAAGTGGGAACGGTTCACGGACGCGCAGAAGCGGCTGATGCTGGAGACCGTCGACGCCGACGCCAACCGCGTCACCCGGCTCATCGCCGAACTCCTGGACATCTCGCGCATCGACTCCGGCCGCCTCGAAGTGCGACGTCAGCCCGTCGACATGCCGGCCGCCGTCGGCCGCCACCTCCAGGCCCATGTCGCATCGGGCCAGGCCCCGGACCGCTTCCTCGTGCGGGTCCTGTGCCCGCTGCCCGATCTGTGGGCCGACCCCGACAAGATCGACCAGGTGCTAGGCAACCTGCTGGAAAACGCGGTGCGCCACGGTGAGGGAACTGTCACCATCGAGGTGGCGCCCGCGCCACTGCGTATCGACGAGCACGACGAGAAGGGAACGGCCGTCACCGTGAGCGACGAAGGTCCCGGCATCCCCGAGGAGTCGATGGGCCGTGTCTTCACCCGCTTCTGGCGGGGGAGCAAGCGCGGCGGGACCGGCCTCGGCCTCTACATCGTCAAGGGCATCGTCGAAGCGCACGGCGGCACCATCACGGTCGGCCGCGGCCCGGGCGGCGGCGCCCAGTTCCGATTTATCCTGCCCGTCGGCGCTCCGGCGTATCTCCAGTAG
- a CDS encoding RNA methyltransferase, translating to MPSPELISSRSPRVAAAKRLARRNFRGKERRFIAEGPQAVREAVEHRSGGEATLTELFTTVEAAERYADIVAAARQAGARVHYADDEVLAEVSQTVTPQGLVGVCRFLDSPFEEILKARPKLVAVLAHVRDPGNAGTVLRCADAAGADAVVLTDASVDLYNPKSVRASVGSLFHLPVAVGVPVEQAVQGLRDAGVRILAADGAGSDDLDAELDAGTMGGPTAWIFGNEAWGLPEETRALADAVVRVPIHGKAESLNLATAAAVCLYASARAQRAPAGCRSVTSA from the coding sequence ATGCCCAGCCCCGAGCTGATCTCCTCCCGTTCCCCCCGCGTCGCCGCCGCGAAGCGGCTCGCCCGGCGCAACTTCCGGGGCAAGGAACGCCGGTTCATCGCCGAGGGGCCGCAGGCTGTGCGCGAGGCCGTCGAGCACCGCAGCGGCGGCGAGGCCACCCTGACCGAGCTGTTCACCACCGTCGAGGCCGCCGAGCGCTACGCCGACATCGTGGCCGCCGCCCGCCAAGCGGGTGCCCGGGTGCACTACGCCGACGACGAGGTCCTGGCCGAGGTCTCCCAGACCGTCACCCCGCAGGGCCTGGTCGGCGTCTGCCGCTTCCTGGACTCGCCGTTCGAGGAGATCCTCAAGGCGCGGCCCAAGCTGGTCGCCGTGCTCGCGCACGTCCGCGACCCCGGCAACGCCGGCACCGTCCTGCGCTGCGCGGACGCCGCGGGCGCCGACGCGGTCGTGCTCACCGACGCCTCCGTCGACCTCTACAACCCCAAGTCCGTACGCGCCTCGGTCGGTTCGCTCTTCCATCTGCCGGTCGCCGTCGGCGTCCCGGTGGAGCAGGCCGTCCAGGGGCTGCGGGACGCGGGCGTACGGATCCTTGCGGCCGACGGCGCGGGCTCGGACGACCTCGACGCCGAGCTGGACGCGGGCACAATGGGCGGGCCCACCGCGTGGATCTTCGGCAACGAGGCGTGGGGCCTGCCCGAGGAGACCCGCGCCCTCGCCGACGCCGTGGTACGCGTGCCGATCCACGGCAAGGCCGAAAGCCTGAACCTCGCCACCGCCGCCGCCGTATGTCTCTACGCCTCCGCCCGTGCGCAGCGCGCTCCCGCAGGGTGCCGCTCCGTGACCTCCGCCTAG